ATGTCTCCGATCTGGTGCTCGACGGCAATGTCGCGGCACTTCTCCTTCAACGGATATTCAGTCGCGACATTACACTCGCGAAGATTCGATGCGATTCATGCGATTGTGTGAGCGGCGTGGGATCTCTGGCCTTGCATGCA
The DNA window shown above is from Bradyrhizobium sp. CB1650 and carries:
- a CDS encoding DUF6510 family protein, translating into MTDNVSDLVLDGNVAALLLQRIFSRDITLAKIRCDSCDCVSGVGSLALHAAPMGAVLKCADCESDLMRAVDTPRGLWLEMTGARYLRF